A region of Malaclemys terrapin pileata isolate rMalTer1 chromosome 5, rMalTer1.hap1, whole genome shotgun sequence DNA encodes the following proteins:
- the TLR2 gene encoding toll-like receptor 2 gives MSNQLWKGWVIYMVITANLSEEKTTMQMCPSCDATHFCDCSSMNLSTIPSGLTTDITGLNLSYNSIKYVRETDLLVGVNLRVLLLQFNQIWTIDKESFIFLGKLEHLDLSNNKLTHLSPIWFRHLFSLQHLNIQGNLYTTLGENPLFSNLKNLRYLHLGNNNSFSAIRKQDFDGITVLEQLEIDGQRLRQYESGSLITVNSINHIIININDVQVLSVMVEDFIHSVICLELRHIAFNTANESSLLEPMSHSVMEKFVLKNVLFTDASIDKMLNILVHAEQLLELELDNSILQGTGHWHEPIKIKRRSPMEVVTIQRLTIEKFYLFSDLSSLKNLVGNITKITVVNTKVFLVPCNISKHFSSLLYLDLSENLLADPNLEHSSCDGAWPLLQTFNLSQNTLGDLQMTARSLSHLKHLTHLDISRNNFGEIPESCQWPENLKYLNISGTQIPKLTTCIPQTLEVLDVSSNNLDDFRLKLPWLKELYVSKNKLKTLPDVPFIPNLVALRISRNKLTSFSKEEFGSFRKMETLDAGDNNFICSCEFLSFIQYQNGIANVLANWPENYICDSPSSVRGQQVKAARLSLFECHRTLAVSLICILVVLVILLIVILGYKLHVIWYMKMTWAWLQAKRKPKKSHNHDFCYDAFVSYSERDSEWVENLMVQELENAIPPFKLCLHKRDFVPGKWIIDNIIDSIEKSHKTLFVLSEHFVQSEWCKYELEFSHFRLFDEHNDAAILILLEPIQEETIPKRFCKLRKIMNTKTYLEWPLDEGQQQIFWFNLKIALKY, from the coding sequence ATGTCTAACCAACTCTGGAAAGGGTGGGTCATCTACATGGTCATAACGGCAAATCTTTCTGAAGAAAAAACCACGATGCAGATGTGTCCTTCATGTGATGCCACTCATTTCTGTGACTGTTCTTCAATGAATTTGAGCACCATTCCTTCAGGGCTAACAACTGATATCACGGGGCTAAATCTGTCCTACAACAGCATAAAATATGTCAGAGAAACTGATCTGCTGGTGGGTGTGAATCTGAGAGTGCTGCTGCTGCAATTCAACCAAATTTGGACAATAGATAAGGAATCATTTATATTCCTTGGAAAATTGGAACATTTGGATTTATCAAATAATAAGTTGACTCACTTATCACCCATTTGGTTTAGACATCTTTTTTCCCTACAGCACCTAAACATACAGGGTAATTTATATACAACACTGGGGGAGAATCCCTTGTTTTCTAATCTCAAAAATTTGAGATATCTGCACCTGGGGAATAACAATTCCTTCTCTGCTATACGGAAGCAAGACTTTGATGGAATTACAGTTCTTGAGCAACTTGAGATTGATGGTCAAAGGCTCAGGCAATACGAGTCAGGGAGTTTGATAACAGTTAACAGCATAAATCATATCATCATAAACATAAATGACGTTCAGGTGTTATCAGTGATGGTAGAAGATTTTATACATTCGGTAATATGTTTAGAACTGAGACATATAGCCTTCAATACAGCTAATGAATCTTCATTATTGGAGCCAATGAGTCATTCTGTCATGGAGAAATTTgtgttaaaaaatgttttgtttacagATGCAAGCATTGACAAAATGTTAAACATCTTGGTGCATGCTGAGCAATtgttggagctggagctggacaATTCTATACTGCAGGGAACGGGACACTGGCATGAACCAATTAAAATAAAGAGAAGAAGCCCCATGGAAGTCGTGACAATACAGAGATTAACTATAGAaaaattttatttgttttcagatCTTAGCAGTTTGAAAAATCTTGTAGGTAACATCACTAAAATCACAGTTGTAAATACTAAGGTCTTCTTGGTGCCTTgcaacatttcaaaacatttttcctcACTCCTTTATCTTGATCTCAGTGAAAATTTGCTTGCAGATCCAAATTTGGAACATTCATCCTGTGATGGTGCATGGCCCTTGCTGCAAACTTTCAATTTAAGTCAAAATACATTGGGTGATTTACAAATGACAGCACGAAGTCTATCTCATCTAAAACACCTTACTCACCTAGATATTAGCCGAAACAATTTTGGTGAGATTCCAGAATCGTGTCAGTGGCCAGaaaacctgaaatatttaaatatctcAGGCACTCAAATACCCAAATTAACAACGTGCATTCCTCAAACTCTTGAAGTTTTGGATGTTAGTAGTAATAACCTCGATGATTTTAGATTAAAGCTACCATGGCTCAAAGAGCTCTATGtttcaaaaaacaaattaaagacCTTGCCAGATGTTCCATTTATTCCTAACTTAGTAGCCCTGAGAATCAGCAGAAACAAATTAACCAGTTTCTCGAAAGAAGAGTTTGGATCATTTAGGAAAATGGAGACACTGGATGCAGGTGACAATAATTTCATCTGCTCTTGTGAATTTCTTTCCTTCATTCAATATCAGAATGGAATAGCTAATGTCTTGGCTAACTGGCCAGAGAATTACATCTGTGACTCTCCGTCCTCTGTGAGAGGGCAGCAGGTAAAAGCTGCTCGGCTTTCGCTGTTTGAATGTCACAGAACTTTGGCCGTGTCCTTAATTTGCATTCTGGTGGTTTTGGTAATCCTGCTTATTGTGATCCTGGGCTACAAACTTCATGTGATCTGGTACATGAAAATGACCTGGGCTTGGCTTCAAGCAAAAAGGAAACCCAAGAAATCACACAATCATGACTTCTGCTATGATGCTTTTGTTTCCTACAGTGAAAGAGACTCCGAATGGGTTGAAAACTTAATGGTACAGGAACTTGAGAACGCTATCCCCCCATTTAAACTGTGCCTTCATAAACGGGACTTTGTGCCTGGGAAGTGGATCATTGACAACATCATTGACTCCATTGAAAAAAGTCATAAAACTCTGTTTGTGCTGTCAGAGCACTTTGTGCAGAGCGAGTGGTGCAAGTATGAGCTGGAGTTCTCGCACTTCCGTCTCTTTGATGAGCATAATGATGCAGCAATTTTGATCCTTTTGGAGCCTATTCAGGAGGAAACAATTCCCAAAAGATTCTGTAAACTGAGGAAAATAATGAACACAAAGACCTACCTTGAATGGCCTCTTGACGAAGGTCAGCAACAgatattttggtttaatttgaAAATAGCATTAAAATACTAG